The following proteins are co-located in the Sulfurospirillum deleyianum DSM 6946 genome:
- the lgt gene encoding prolipoprotein diacylglyceryl transferase: MLFWNEIYTHFDPVAFKVGGFAVHWYGLMYMLALLGALYTAKWYVKRENVGFSNQILESYFIWIEIGIVLGARIGYILFYDPHVDYYLTHPWQMFNPFMDGTFVGIRGMSYHGAIVGFFLGTWFFNLKYKINVWKLLDVVAISVPVGYIFGRIGNFLNQELIGRPTEVSWGIYVDGVLRHPSQLYEAVLEGLMVFVLLYFYRNYKKYDGELIALYGFLYSIGRFVAEFFREPDFQIGFVYGNWMSKGQALSIVMAFCGLLLYFFIIKRGQKG, encoded by the coding sequence ATGCTTTTTTGGAATGAAATTTATACACATTTTGACCCTGTTGCTTTTAAAGTAGGCGGTTTTGCCGTGCATTGGTATGGCTTGATGTATATGCTAGCGCTCCTTGGGGCACTTTATACTGCTAAGTGGTACGTTAAACGTGAAAACGTAGGCTTTAGCAACCAGATTTTAGAGAGTTATTTTATCTGGATAGAAATTGGCATTGTGCTAGGCGCACGGATTGGCTACATTCTTTTTTATGATCCGCATGTGGATTATTATCTAACCCATCCGTGGCAGATGTTTAACCCTTTTATGGATGGTACGTTTGTGGGGATTCGAGGGATGAGCTATCATGGTGCGATTGTGGGCTTTTTCCTAGGGACATGGTTTTTTAACTTAAAATATAAAATTAATGTCTGGAAGCTACTGGATGTGGTCGCCATTAGTGTACCTGTGGGGTATATTTTTGGACGGATTGGCAACTTTTTAAATCAAGAACTTATCGGTAGACCCACAGAGGTTTCATGGGGGATTTATGTCGATGGGGTATTGCGTCATCCTTCCCAATTATACGAGGCTGTGCTAGAAGGTTTGATGGTTTTTGTGCTCCTTTATTTTTACAGAAATTACAAAAAATATGACGGTGAATTGATTGCACTTTATGGCTTTTTGTACTCTATAGGACGCTTTGTTGCAGAGTTTTTTAGAGAGCCTGATTTTCAAATTGGGTTTGTGTATGGAAATTGGATGAGTAAAGGACAAGCACTTTCGATTGTAATGGCTTTTTGTGGGCTTTTACTCTACTTTTTTATTATCAAACGAGGTCAAAAGGGATAA
- a CDS encoding fumarate reductase flavoprotein subunit, whose amino-acid sequence MNVKYCDALVIGGGLAGLRAAIATQSKGLSTTVLSLCPVKRSHSAAAQGGMQASIGNSKMSRGDNEDVHFADTVKGSDWGCDQDVARMFVTVAPKAIRELAGWGVPWTRISKGPREAIINAERTTIVEDEEVHGMIHSRDFGGTKKWRTCYTADATGHTMLFAVANESLKHGVNIEDRKEAIALIHENNRCYGAVVRDLVTGELWAYVAKGTLIATGGYGRLYKQTTNAVICDGIGAAIALETGVAKLGNMEAVQFHPTPIVPSGILLTEGCRGDGGILRDVDGHRFMPDYEPEKKELASRDVVSRRMMEHIRKGKGVKSPYGEHLWLDISILGRAHIERNLRDVQEICQIFNGIDPADEGPKGWAPVLPMQHYSMGGIRTKATGESPTLAGLFSAGEAACWDMHGFNRLGGNSVSETVVAGMIVGDYFAEYCLANEVNVNTATIEKALKKQSDFIDHLLNNKGKYNIFEIKNRMRDVMWEKCAIFRDGKGLAEAVNELEELLKKSHDVTIKSKTRSANPELEEAYRVPMMLKLALCVAVGARDRTESRGAHYREDYLKRDDVNWLKRTLTSWKDGDTLPVVEYEDLDIMKMEIPPAFRGYGVKGNIIENPISAQRQEQVDKIREEMEAAGKDRHAIQEALMPFELQPYYKAKNERFGDAK is encoded by the coding sequence ATGAACGTAAAATATTGTGATGCACTGGTTATCGGTGGTGGTTTAGCGGGTCTTAGAGCGGCGATTGCAACGCAATCAAAAGGTCTTAGCACAACAGTTTTAAGTCTTTGTCCAGTTAAGAGATCACACTCTGCTGCGGCACAAGGTGGTATGCAAGCAAGTATTGGTAACTCAAAAATGAGCCGTGGAGACAACGAAGATGTTCACTTCGCAGATACTGTAAAAGGTAGTGACTGGGGTTGTGATCAAGACGTTGCACGTATGTTCGTAACCGTAGCACCTAAAGCGATTCGTGAACTTGCTGGTTGGGGCGTGCCTTGGACTAGAATTTCAAAAGGTCCTCGTGAAGCAATTATCAATGCTGAGAGAACAACCATTGTAGAAGATGAAGAAGTTCATGGCATGATTCACTCACGTGACTTTGGTGGTACCAAAAAATGGAGAACCTGTTATACCGCAGATGCAACAGGTCACACCATGTTGTTTGCGGTTGCGAATGAGTCTTTAAAACACGGTGTTAACATTGAAGATAGAAAAGAAGCGATTGCTTTAATTCATGAAAACAACCGTTGTTACGGTGCTGTTGTAAGAGACCTTGTGACAGGTGAGCTTTGGGCGTACGTCGCTAAAGGTACCCTAATCGCAACGGGAGGTTACGGCAGACTTTACAAACAAACAACCAATGCGGTTATTTGTGATGGTATCGGTGCTGCGATTGCTCTTGAAACGGGTGTCGCAAAACTCGGTAACATGGAAGCGGTACAGTTCCACCCAACCCCAATCGTTCCATCAGGTATCCTTTTAACAGAAGGTTGTCGTGGAGATGGTGGAATTTTGCGTGACGTTGATGGTCACCGTTTTATGCCAGATTATGAGCCAGAGAAAAAAGAATTAGCAAGCCGTGACGTTGTAAGCCGTCGTATGATGGAACACATCCGTAAAGGTAAAGGTGTTAAATCTCCATACGGTGAGCATTTATGGTTAGATATCTCTATCCTTGGTCGTGCACACATTGAGAGAAACCTAAGAGATGTACAAGAAATTTGTCAAATCTTTAATGGTATTGACCCTGCGGATGAAGGTCCAAAAGGTTGGGCGCCTGTTCTTCCAATGCAACACTACTCCATGGGTGGTATTAGAACTAAAGCAACCGGTGAGTCTCCAACCCTTGCAGGTCTTTTCTCAGCAGGAGAAGCGGCATGTTGGGATATGCACGGATTTAACCGTCTTGGTGGTAACTCAGTTAGTGAGACCGTTGTTGCGGGTATGATCGTAGGTGATTATTTTGCTGAGTATTGTTTGGCAAATGAAGTCAATGTCAATACTGCGACTATTGAAAAAGCATTGAAAAAACAGAGTGATTTTATTGACCATTTGTTAAATAACAAAGGTAAATACAACATTTTTGAAATCAAAAACAGAATGCGTGACGTTATGTGGGAAAAATGTGCGATTTTCCGTGATGGTAAAGGTTTGGCTGAGGCAGTGAATGAGCTTGAAGAGCTTCTTAAAAAATCTCACGATGTTACTATCAAATCTAAAACACGTTCAGCGAACCCTGAATTAGAAGAAGCGTACCGTGTTCCTATGATGCTTAAATTGGCATTGTGTGTTGCTGTGGGCGCACGTGATAGAACTGAGAGCCGTGGTGCACACTATAGAGAAGATTACTTGAAGCGTGATGACGTGAATTGGTTGAAACGTACATTGACATCATGGAAAGATGGCGATACATTGCCTGTTGTCGAGTATGAAGACCTTGACATTATGAAAATGGAAATCCCACCAGCATTCCGTGGTTATGGTGTTAAAGGTAACATCATTGAAAACCCAATCAGTGCACAAAGACAAGAGCAAGTGGATAAAATTCGTGAAGAGATGGAAGCTGCTGGTAAAGACAGACACGCAATTCAAGAAGCGCTTATGCCATTTGAGCTTCAACCATACTATAAAGCTAAAAATGAGAGATTTGGAGATGCAAAATGA
- a CDS encoding YchJ family protein, translated as MIKNMCPCGSEKSYEACCEVYHKHLNAPTCEALMRSRYSAFVFSLVDYLFETTHPSYRSKTLKEEIAFTCKGLAWTGLSVLETWQGGLSDKVGKVSFRATFVQEGREGVHVEHSRFKRFGKAWMYVDGKVE; from the coding sequence ATGATAAAAAATATGTGCCCTTGTGGCTCTGAAAAATCCTACGAAGCGTGTTGTGAAGTCTATCATAAACACCTTAACGCCCCAACCTGCGAAGCGCTGATGCGTTCTCGTTACAGTGCGTTTGTCTTTTCATTAGTCGATTATCTCTTTGAAACCACGCATCCAAGCTATCGAAGTAAAACGCTAAAAGAAGAGATTGCTTTTACATGTAAAGGCTTAGCGTGGACAGGTTTGAGCGTTTTAGAGACGTGGCAAGGTGGACTTAGCGATAAAGTGGGCAAAGTCTCTTTTCGTGCCACGTTTGTGCAAGAGGGACGTGAGGGTGTGCACGTTGAGCATTCTCGTTTTAAACGCTTTGGTAAGGCGTGGATGTATGTGGATGGAAAGGTGGAGTAG
- a CDS encoding Hsp20/alpha crystallin family protein translates to MLVTRYNPFKELRELESRLFNYYPSTQSEEGDISAFRPSVSTREGEFAYHIEVDLPGVKKEDIHIDLKENQIIISGERSFKEERKENDYYKVESSYGKFQRSFALPENVDVENIEASSENGVLEVVLPKLKIEKAEVKKIQVK, encoded by the coding sequence ATGTTAGTCACACGTTACAATCCCTTTAAAGAGTTACGAGAACTTGAAAGTAGGCTTTTTAATTACTACCCGAGCACTCAAAGTGAAGAGGGTGACATCTCTGCGTTTCGTCCCAGTGTCAGTACCCGTGAGGGTGAGTTTGCCTACCATATTGAGGTGGATTTGCCAGGGGTGAAAAAAGAGGATATTCACATCGACCTTAAAGAAAATCAGATTATTATCTCAGGAGAGCGAAGCTTCAAAGAGGAGCGCAAAGAGAATGACTATTACAAAGTAGAAAGCAGTTATGGAAAATTCCAACGCTCGTTTGCTCTGCCTGAAAATGTAGATGTTGAAAATATTGAAGCCAGTAGCGAAAATGGCGTATTGGAAGTCGTACTTCCAAAGCTTAAAATCGAAAAAGCTGAAGTGAAAAAAATTCAGGTGAAATAA
- a CDS encoding sugar transporter, with protein MMFLRFHTSLHAWLPIMGLSICAFIFNTTEFAPISLLTTIATDFNISEAQTGMMMTIYAWIVATISLPLMLLSKNVERKSLLLGILFFFILSHLLSAFAWNYTILMLSRIGIAFSHAIFWAITASLVYRLAPKGQTTKALSFLATGSALAIVLGLPLGRIIGQAWGWRSTFGVIALLGVLMFYFLFKTLPTLPSQNAGSLKSLPILMKRPALMGTYLLTILAISAHFTAYSYIEPFVIHVAHLGERFATAVLFLFGIAGLLGSMLFARLRHKHPFGLVLFALSALIFAEAFMMMLSFHVLSFSILSLFWGIAICLISLILQVSVLELAPDATDVAMSLYSGIYNIGIGGGAFIGGWVINSLGMQSIGYVGALFGALALSLAIWIWKRYLIA; from the coding sequence TTGATGTTTTTACGCTTTCACACTTCACTGCATGCATGGCTTCCCATTATGGGGCTGAGCATTTGCGCGTTTATTTTTAACACCACCGAATTTGCGCCCATTAGCTTACTCACCACCATCGCGACAGATTTTAACATCAGCGAAGCGCAAACAGGCATGATGATGACCATCTACGCATGGATTGTTGCGACCATCTCACTCCCCTTAATGCTTTTAAGCAAAAATGTGGAGCGCAAATCGCTCTTACTAGGGATTTTGTTTTTTTTCATTCTCTCGCATCTGCTCTCCGCCTTCGCATGGAATTACACTATCTTAATGCTCTCACGCATAGGCATTGCTTTTTCACACGCTATTTTTTGGGCAATCACTGCTTCATTGGTTTACCGTTTAGCCCCCAAAGGACAAACCACGAAGGCACTTAGTTTTTTAGCCACGGGAAGCGCTTTGGCGATTGTTTTAGGCTTACCGCTAGGACGTATTATCGGTCAAGCATGGGGTTGGCGCTCTACGTTTGGAGTGATTGCCTTGCTAGGCGTATTGATGTTCTATTTCCTCTTTAAAACCCTGCCCACACTGCCGAGCCAAAATGCGGGCTCACTGAAAAGTTTGCCCATCCTCATGAAACGCCCCGCACTGATGGGCACGTATCTGCTCACGATTTTAGCCATTAGTGCTCATTTTACCGCCTACTCCTACATCGAGCCGTTTGTTATCCATGTCGCACACCTAGGAGAGCGCTTTGCCACGGCGGTTCTTTTTCTTTTTGGAATTGCAGGGCTTTTGGGAAGTATGCTCTTTGCACGACTACGACACAAACACCCCTTTGGACTGGTACTTTTTGCGTTGAGTGCGCTTATTTTCGCTGAAGCTTTCATGATGATGCTCTCTTTTCATGTTCTCTCTTTTAGTATTTTATCGCTCTTTTGGGGCATTGCTATTTGTTTGATTAGTTTAATTTTGCAGGTGAGTGTTTTAGAACTCGCCCCCGATGCCACCGATGTTGCGATGTCTTTGTATTCGGGTATTTATAACATTGGGATTGGCGGTGGAGCGTTCATTGGGGGATGGGTCATCAACTCGCTTGGGATGCAAAGTATCGGATACGTGGGTGCTTTATTTGGTGCACTAGCGTTAAGTCTTGCGATTTGGATTTGGAAACGCTATTTAATCGCTTAA
- a CDS encoding fumarate reductase iron-sulfur subunit, which translates to MSRTITIRAMKYNPQSKLSKAHFAEYKLEETDGMTLFIALTKIRETMDADLSFDFVCRAGICGSCGMMVNGTPKLACRTLTKDFKDGIIQLMPMPAFKLIKDLSVDTGNWMNDMSKRVESWIHTNHQPDISKLEAPMDPKLADETFELDRCIECGICVAACGTKLMRPNFIGAVGLNRVARFAMDPHDERTDEDFYELVGDDDGVFGCMSLVACEDNCPKHLPLQTKIAYMRRKLVALRK; encoded by the coding sequence ATGAGTAGAACTATTACCATAAGGGCTATGAAATATAACCCACAATCAAAACTTTCCAAAGCGCACTTTGCAGAGTACAAACTTGAAGAAACGGATGGTATGACTCTTTTTATTGCGCTGACAAAAATTCGTGAGACAATGGATGCTGATCTTTCTTTTGACTTCGTATGCCGTGCAGGTATCTGCGGTAGTTGTGGTATGATGGTGAACGGTACTCCAAAATTGGCGTGCCGTACGTTAACGAAAGATTTTAAAGATGGTATTATTCAGCTTATGCCTATGCCAGCGTTTAAATTGATTAAAGATTTATCTGTTGATACAGGTAACTGGATGAACGATATGAGTAAACGTGTTGAGAGTTGGATTCATACCAATCATCAACCAGACATCTCTAAACTTGAAGCACCAATGGATCCAAAACTTGCTGATGAGACCTTTGAGCTTGATCGTTGTATTGAGTGTGGTATTTGTGTGGCAGCGTGTGGTACAAAATTGATGCGTCCAAACTTTATTGGTGCCGTTGGTTTGAACCGTGTAGCTCGTTTTGCAATGGATCCACATGATGAGAGAACCGATGAAGACTTCTACGAGCTTGTAGGTGATGATGATGGTGTTTTTGGTTGTATGAGCCTTGTGGCATGTGAAGACAACTGTCCAAAACACTTACCACTTCAAACTAAAATTGCTTATATGAGAAGAAAACTCGTTGCGCTTCGCAAGTAA
- a CDS encoding fumarate reductase cytochrome b subunit, with protein sequence MNDLLEGFLGTSIEGKKSRVPAKLDYIQSATGLFLGLFMWGHMFFVSTILISKDFMHTITKMFEGSMFFSEPQPWVVSAIVLFVFAIFIVHAMLGMRKLPITFRQYQAYKTHMGMMKHDDTTMWFTQAFTGFAMFFLGSAHLLMMAVKADEIGPYGSSERMYADVMWPFYLLLLLAVEFHGGIGLYRLCVKWGWFEGENVKESRKKLKKVKWAVTTFFLALGLLTLAAYVKYGYEYSNGHVDEFKPTAQLELRIDQKVRA encoded by the coding sequence GTGAATGACCTACTTGAAGGTTTCTTAGGTACAAGTATTGAGGGGAAAAAGAGTAGAGTTCCAGCGAAGCTTGATTATATTCAAAGTGCGACTGGTCTATTCTTAGGTTTGTTTATGTGGGGACATATGTTCTTTGTTTCAACTATTTTGATTAGCAAAGATTTTATGCACACGATAACCAAAATGTTTGAAGGTAGTATGTTCTTTAGTGAACCACAACCTTGGGTTGTTTCTGCGATTGTATTGTTCGTATTTGCTATCTTTATCGTACACGCTATGCTTGGTATGAGAAAATTGCCTATTACATTTAGACAATATCAAGCGTATAAAACACACATGGGCATGATGAAACATGATGACACAACGATGTGGTTTACACAAGCGTTTACTGGTTTTGCAATGTTCTTCTTAGGTTCTGCTCACCTTTTAATGATGGCAGTGAAAGCAGATGAGATTGGACCATACGGTTCATCTGAGAGAATGTACGCTGATGTGATGTGGCCATTTTATCTTCTTCTTCTTTTAGCCGTTGAATTTCACGGTGGTATTGGTTTGTATCGTCTTTGTGTTAAATGGGGTTGGTTTGAAGGTGAGAACGTCAAAGAATCTCGTAAAAAATTGAAAAAAGTTAAATGGGCTGTAACAACATTTTTCTTAGCACTAGGACTTTTAACACTTGCTGCATATGTGAAATATGGTTATGAATATAGCAATGGTCATGTTGATGAATTTAAACCAACAGCACAACTAGAACTAAGAATTGATCAGAAGGTTAGGGCGTAA
- a CDS encoding sensor domain-containing diguanylate cyclase, which produces MQTLKRLYTFSFLPLVVLLVGVFFSVLIAWKSDQWIDKIEAIRFDAASKEITALIQKELDSHVQLLNSSAAFILSSENMTRNEWQTFAKMHGLALNFPSLYALGYVPLVEASKKEAYEKKMAEDSAMAQYKIFPSSSHSTLFPITYIEPFTEQTAQILGYDMGSEAMRRQKIEKALKKGSVTITPKIEFVKQAQASEKKGFIIYMPFYYRHHSLQNEAERLAAAKGVIYSAIKVNTFFENILKANDGLVSFEVYDCESLSEETLLYNSNPTLTAPRLERSVVFSSNDTHWTLYFKANSVLHNQLNHYFPHIQVFIGILFSILLSGWVYALQRTRSRAYEIAEEKTKQLSESEAWVRLLFKTMQEGVMVINREGVITECNDTAKKILPSFNKTLIGTLNSELPWKALHEDGSSFLPEELPFMKVLRSGESQNGIIMGIQREGYPLVWMQMNAAPLYLHDNDNVSAVVLTLSDITNYRRSKYKLEKYLSMIDKHVIISTTDLKGVITEVSEAFCKISGYSKEELIGANHSIVRHADVPSSVYEEMWKAIKSGLIWRGELKNRHKDGSAYWVETIIAPRYDEDYSLIGYTAIRTDITDKKRVEELSITDRLTGLYNRLKLDELFAHHLSIARRHHTPFSIILLDIDKFKSVNDTYGHQVGDTILQEFALCVKAQIRSEDIFGRWGGEEFLLLLPNSPLENASLLAEKLRLCVASFSFSQVGMKTASFGVATFHEGDDEKSMMVRVDEALYRAKENGRNQVVLERLNFKESL; this is translated from the coding sequence GTGCAAACATTGAAGCGCTTGTATACTTTTTCATTTCTACCCTTAGTTGTGTTATTGGTGGGCGTGTTTTTCTCCGTATTGATTGCATGGAAAAGTGATCAATGGATTGATAAGATTGAAGCGATACGGTTTGATGCTGCCTCAAAAGAGATAACCGCTTTAATTCAAAAAGAACTCGACTCCCATGTTCAGCTTTTAAACAGCAGTGCGGCGTTTATCTTGTCTTCAGAAAATATGACTCGCAATGAGTGGCAGACCTTTGCAAAGATGCATGGATTAGCCCTTAATTTTCCAAGTCTTTATGCTTTAGGGTATGTGCCTTTGGTAGAAGCTTCAAAAAAAGAGGCATACGAAAAAAAGATGGCAGAAGACAGTGCTATGGCACAGTATAAGATTTTCCCTTCATCTTCTCATTCAACACTCTTTCCCATTACGTATATTGAGCCTTTTACGGAACAAACTGCACAGATTTTAGGGTATGACATGGGTTCTGAAGCGATGCGCAGGCAAAAAATCGAAAAGGCTTTAAAAAAAGGTTCTGTAACCATTACGCCAAAAATTGAATTTGTGAAACAAGCTCAAGCTTCCGAAAAAAAAGGGTTTATTATTTACATGCCTTTTTACTATCGTCATCATTCGCTTCAAAATGAGGCAGAGCGTTTAGCTGCTGCAAAAGGGGTTATTTACAGCGCCATAAAAGTCAATACCTTTTTTGAAAATATTTTAAAAGCGAATGATGGGTTAGTGAGTTTTGAAGTGTATGATTGTGAATCTTTAAGCGAGGAGACGCTGTTATATAATTCAAATCCAACACTAACCGCACCTCGATTAGAGCGTTCCGTTGTATTTAGCTCAAATGATACCCATTGGACACTCTATTTTAAAGCCAATAGCGTATTGCATAATCAATTAAATCATTATTTCCCTCATATTCAAGTCTTTATTGGCATACTTTTTTCCATACTATTGAGTGGATGGGTGTATGCTTTGCAACGTACACGTAGCCGTGCGTATGAGATTGCGGAAGAAAAAACAAAACAGCTTTCTGAATCTGAAGCATGGGTGCGTCTTCTTTTTAAAACGATGCAAGAAGGCGTTATGGTGATTAATCGTGAAGGGGTCATAACAGAGTGCAACGATACTGCAAAAAAGATATTACCTTCTTTTAATAAGACGCTGATTGGAACACTTAATAGTGAGCTTCCATGGAAAGCCCTTCATGAGGATGGTTCTTCTTTTTTACCAGAAGAGCTTCCTTTTATGAAGGTTTTGCGATCGGGTGAGTCACAAAATGGCATTATTATGGGGATTCAAAGAGAGGGGTATCCTCTTGTGTGGATGCAAATGAATGCAGCACCTCTTTATTTGCATGATAACGATAATGTCAGTGCAGTAGTGTTAACCTTGAGTGATATTACAAATTATCGAAGATCAAAATATAAATTGGAAAAATATTTAAGTATGATTGATAAACATGTGATTATCTCAACCACCGATTTAAAGGGTGTGATTACCGAGGTCAGTGAGGCATTTTGTAAGATTTCAGGGTACTCTAAAGAAGAACTCATTGGTGCCAATCATTCGATTGTACGTCATGCGGATGTTCCTTCCTCGGTGTATGAAGAGATGTGGAAGGCGATTAAAAGTGGCTTGATTTGGAGAGGTGAGCTTAAAAATAGACATAAAGATGGCAGTGCGTATTGGGTCGAGACGATTATTGCGCCACGGTATGATGAAGATTACTCTTTAATTGGATATACCGCTATTCGAACGGATATTACCGATAAAAAACGGGTTGAAGAACTCTCTATCACCGATAGACTCACAGGACTTTACAATCGTTTGAAATTGGATGAACTCTTTGCGCACCATCTTTCGATTGCAAGGCGACATCACACGCCTTTTTCAATTATCTTGCTTGATATTGATAAATTTAAATCGGTCAATGATACCTATGGGCATCAAGTGGGAGACACGATTTTGCAAGAGTTTGCTTTATGCGTTAAAGCACAGATTCGCTCTGAAGATATTTTTGGGCGTTGGGGTGGGGAGGAGTTTTTACTTTTATTGCCCAACAGTCCCCTTGAAAACGCCTCTTTGTTAGCAGAAAAATTGCGTTTATGCGTTGCATCGTTTTCCTTTTCACAGGTTGGGATGAAAACAGCCAGTTTTGGGGTGGCAACTTTTCATGAGGGAGATGATGAAAAGAGCATGATGGTACGTGTGGATGAGGCATTGTACCGTGCTAAAGAGAATGGGCGTAATCAAGTTGTGCTTGAGCGATTAAACTTCAAAGAGAGCCTCTAA
- a CDS encoding Crp/Fnr family transcriptional regulator, whose translation MYALEVIQQELQEDIARFGRMSFVKKGEVLMRPEECLEHFFVLLEGRVKVSQINFENGKEQILYLLSKGDMYDVVSLLDGKMHENMAMALDDVKLLVFPIELFREWIETKPSFNKLFFPYVAKQLREMENLASDLSLYDTTTRLVKLIAKNIEKEGDKQTLKLINNLSHDELANLIGTVRKVLNRNLQSLKKEGLIDIKRKEIYIKDSQNLLEHLPLE comes from the coding sequence ATGTATGCTTTAGAGGTGATTCAGCAAGAGTTGCAAGAGGACATTGCCCGTTTTGGGCGCATGAGTTTTGTGAAAAAAGGCGAAGTACTGATGCGACCTGAGGAGTGTTTGGAGCACTTTTTTGTTCTTTTAGAAGGGCGGGTGAAAGTCTCTCAAATTAACTTTGAAAATGGCAAAGAGCAGATTTTGTATCTTTTATCCAAAGGCGATATGTACGATGTGGTCAGCCTTTTGGATGGAAAAATGCATGAAAATATGGCGATGGCGTTAGATGATGTGAAACTGCTGGTATTTCCCATTGAGCTGTTTCGTGAGTGGATAGAAACGAAGCCCTCGTTTAACAAACTCTTTTTTCCTTACGTGGCAAAACAGCTACGAGAGATGGAGAATTTAGCGAGTGATTTATCCTTGTATGACACGACCACACGGTTGGTGAAGCTCATTGCGAAAAACATTGAAAAAGAGGGTGACAAACAAACCCTCAAACTCATCAATAATCTTTCCCATGATGAACTCGCCAACCTCATAGGCACGGTTCGTAAAGTGCTCAACCGAAACCTCCAATCGCTTAAAAAAGAGGGGCTTATTGATATTAAGCGTAAAGAGATTTACATTAAAGATTCTCAAAACCTGCTGGAGCATCTGCCTTTAGAGTAA